A window of the Pseudomonas gozinkensis genome harbors these coding sequences:
- the metR gene encoding transcriptional regulator MetR has translation MLEIRHLKTLHALREADSLVDAADRLHLTQSALSHQFKELEERMGMPLFVRKTKPVRFTSAGLRLLQLADATLPLLRAAERDIGRLAGGTAGRLHMAIECHSCFQWLMPTIDQFRDAWPEVELDLASGFSFAPLPALARGDLDLVVTSDPLEIAGITYVPLFTYEAMLAVANQHVLASKPYIVPEDLLTETLITYPVERDRLDIFTRFLEPADIEPAQVRTSELTVMMMQLVASGRGVCGMPHWALHEYSSRGYVKGKRLGEKGLFATLYAAIRADMLDAPYMRDFLLTAKDTSFSTLDGVSAVR, from the coding sequence GTGCTTGAGATCCGTCACCTGAAAACCCTGCATGCCCTGCGCGAAGCCGACAGCCTGGTCGATGCAGCCGACCGCCTGCACTTGACCCAGTCGGCGCTGTCCCACCAGTTCAAGGAGCTGGAAGAACGCATGGGCATGCCGTTGTTCGTGCGCAAGACCAAACCGGTGCGCTTCACCAGCGCCGGCCTGCGCCTGCTGCAACTGGCCGACGCGACCCTGCCGCTGCTGCGCGCCGCCGAACGCGACATCGGGCGTCTGGCCGGGGGCACCGCCGGGCGTCTGCACATGGCCATCGAATGCCACAGCTGCTTCCAGTGGCTGATGCCGACCATCGACCAGTTCCGCGATGCGTGGCCGGAAGTCGAGCTAGACCTCGCCTCGGGTTTCTCATTTGCCCCGCTGCCGGCGCTGGCCCGGGGCGATCTGGATCTGGTGGTGACGTCCGACCCGCTGGAAATCGCCGGCATCACCTACGTGCCGCTGTTCACCTACGAAGCCATGCTCGCGGTCGCCAATCAGCACGTATTGGCGAGCAAACCGTACATCGTCCCCGAAGACCTGCTGACCGAAACCCTGATCACTTATCCGGTGGAACGTGACCGCCTCGATATCTTCACCCGCTTCCTCGAACCGGCCGACATCGAACCGGCACAGGTACGCACGTCAGAGCTGACGGTGATGATGATGCAACTGGTAGCCAGCGGCCGTGGCGTGTGCGGCATGCCGCACTGGGCGCTGCATGAATACAGCTCGCGGGGTTACGTGAAGGGCAAGCGGCTGGGCGAGAAAGGTCTGTTTGCCACGCTGTACGCGGCGATCCGCGCCGACATGCTGGACGCGCCGTACATGCGCGATTTCCTGCTGACGGCCAAGGACACGTCGTTCTCGACCCTGGACGGGGTCAGCGCGGTTCGTTGA
- a CDS encoding GNAT family N-acetyltransferase, with product MWIERLDASHALAYRELMLEAYDRHPQAFTSSVRERAVMPLSWWESRLTSKLDALFGAFDDGRLAGIVGLAFEPREKARHKATVFGMYVSAEFRQRGLGLKLMEAVLGEAQQHPALKVIQLTVTAGNDAAFNLYQRCGFIQFGLEPMAVRVGEDYFDKIHMWHALREHL from the coding sequence ATGTGGATCGAACGGCTGGACGCCAGTCATGCGCTGGCCTATCGCGAATTGATGCTGGAAGCCTATGACCGGCATCCGCAGGCGTTCACCTCCAGTGTGCGCGAACGTGCAGTGATGCCGCTGAGCTGGTGGGAATCACGCCTGACCAGCAAGCTCGACGCGCTGTTCGGCGCGTTCGACGACGGCCGGTTGGCGGGCATCGTCGGCCTGGCGTTCGAGCCTCGGGAGAAGGCCCGGCACAAGGCAACGGTATTCGGCATGTATGTGTCGGCTGAGTTTCGTCAGCGCGGGTTGGGGCTGAAATTGATGGAAGCGGTGCTGGGTGAAGCGCAGCAGCATCCGGCGCTGAAAGTCATTCAACTGACGGTCACCGCTGGCAACGACGCGGCGTTCAATCTGTACCAGCGCTGCGGCTTCATCCAGTTCGGCCTCGAGCCGATGGCGGTGCGAGTCGGCGAGGACTACTTCGACAAAATCCACATGTGGCACGCTCTCCGGGAACACTTATAA
- a CDS encoding LysE family translocator, translated as MIPLQDLLIFAAAALLMVLTPGPNMIYLISRSICQGRRAGVTSLLGVVAGFFVHLFAAAAGLTAVFLAVPMAYEVLKWAGALYLLWLAWQAVKPGARSPFEAQQLPADSSRKLITMGFLTSALNPKIAVFYLSVFPQFISPEHGSVFTQSIILGLTQISVSFCVNLLIALFAAGIASWFVNNPTWLAAQRYFMGFVLGGLAVRLMLEQRKAA; from the coding sequence ATGATCCCGCTTCAAGACCTGCTGATTTTTGCCGCCGCCGCACTGCTGATGGTCCTGACACCGGGGCCGAACATGATCTACTTGATCTCGCGGTCGATCTGTCAGGGGCGCCGCGCCGGGGTGACCTCGCTGCTTGGCGTGGTGGCGGGGTTCTTCGTGCATCTGTTTGCGGCGGCCGCCGGGTTGACTGCAGTGTTTCTCGCCGTGCCGATGGCCTATGAAGTGTTGAAGTGGGCCGGTGCTCTGTACCTGCTGTGGCTGGCCTGGCAAGCGGTGAAACCCGGCGCCCGCTCGCCGTTCGAGGCGCAGCAGTTGCCGGCGGATTCCTCGCGCAAACTGATCACCATGGGCTTTCTCACCAGTGCGCTGAACCCGAAAATTGCGGTGTTTTACCTCTCGGTATTTCCGCAATTCATTTCGCCAGAGCACGGCTCTGTGTTCACTCAAAGCATCATTCTCGGCCTGACCCAGATCAGCGTCAGTTTCTGCGTCAACCTGTTGATCGCGTTGTTCGCGGCGGGTATCGCGTCGTGGTTCGTCAACAACCCGACCTGGCTGGCGGCGCAGCGTTATTTCATGGGCTTCGTGCTGGGTGGTCTGGCGGTGCGGCTGATGCTTGAACAGCGCAAGGCCGCCTGA
- a CDS encoding NUDIX hydrolase, whose product MSTTNNSAIRIAAALLLNPDGQTLLVRKRGTTAFMQPGGKIEAHELPVHALARELEEELGLVIDPAQASFLGQFSAPAANEPGFVVQAEIFQLTIDAEVSPAAEIEEVIWIDPATDGDVILAPLTRDLILPFYRASLTAIA is encoded by the coding sequence ATGTCGACCACAAATAATTCCGCCATTCGCATTGCCGCCGCATTGCTGCTCAACCCCGACGGCCAGACCCTGCTGGTGCGCAAGCGCGGCACCACGGCGTTCATGCAACCGGGCGGCAAGATCGAGGCCCATGAACTGCCGGTGCATGCGCTGGCCCGTGAGCTGGAAGAAGAGCTGGGGCTGGTGATCGATCCGGCGCAGGCGAGCTTTCTCGGCCAGTTTTCGGCCCCAGCCGCCAACGAGCCGGGATTCGTCGTGCAGGCCGAGATCTTTCAGCTGACCATCGACGCCGAAGTCTCTCCGGCCGCCGAGATCGAAGAGGTGATCTGGATCGACCCGGCCACCGACGGCGATGTGATTCTCGCCCCATTGACACGTGACCTGATCCTGCCGTTTTATCGAGCCTCGCTGACCGCGATCGCCTGA
- a CDS encoding APC family permease yields the protein MARLQRTLSLGSVVLFGIAYMTPIIVLGTFGILAQSTAGMVPAAYLAALVAMFFTAMSYGRMAAAFPVAGSAYSYVRKAISPKLGFIAGWAVLLDYLFLPMAIWLIGAAYLASAFPSIPQWIWVLAFIGITSAINIIGLKLANGINALLMLVQFLVLIAFVALCVHYVGGDASQPLWSIKPFFNGDMQMPLIMSGAAIACYSFLGFDAVSTLTEETRDPRRTIPRAIMLITLIGGLIFVGVSYFVQIAHPSFQFDSVDSAAYEIARNIGGDLFVSIFLIGLIVGQFASGLSAQASGSRLLFAMGRDGVLPKSFFGTLHERFGTPVNSILLCAVVALLALKLDVTTSTSFINFGAFLAFSLVNLSVIFHYWIGGEKKGLRELILFLIFPFIGLAADLWLMVSLDHLAVYLGLSWLAIGVVYLAVLTGGFRRQPPEMDFQETA from the coding sequence ATGGCTCGTTTGCAACGCACCCTTTCGCTAGGGTCGGTGGTGCTGTTCGGCATCGCCTACATGACGCCGATCATTGTCCTCGGCACGTTCGGCATCCTCGCCCAGTCCACCGCCGGCATGGTGCCCGCCGCGTATCTGGCGGCGCTGGTAGCGATGTTCTTCACCGCCATGAGTTATGGCCGCATGGCCGCTGCGTTCCCGGTGGCCGGGTCGGCCTACAGCTACGTGCGCAAGGCGATCAGCCCGAAACTCGGTTTCATCGCCGGTTGGGCGGTGCTGCTCGATTATCTGTTTCTGCCGATGGCGATCTGGCTGATCGGCGCTGCGTATCTGGCTTCGGCGTTCCCGTCGATCCCGCAGTGGATCTGGGTGCTGGCGTTCATCGGCATCACCAGCGCGATCAACATCATCGGTCTGAAACTGGCCAACGGCATCAACGCCTTGCTGATGCTGGTGCAATTTCTGGTGCTGATCGCCTTCGTTGCGCTGTGCGTGCATTACGTCGGCGGCGATGCCAGCCAGCCGCTGTGGTCGATCAAACCGTTCTTCAACGGCGACATGCAGATGCCGCTGATCATGAGCGGCGCCGCCATCGCCTGCTACTCGTTCCTCGGTTTCGATGCGGTCAGCACCCTCACCGAAGAAACCCGCGACCCACGCCGCACCATCCCTCGGGCAATCATGCTGATCACCCTGATCGGCGGGCTGATTTTTGTCGGCGTCTCGTACTTCGTACAGATCGCCCATCCGTCATTCCAGTTCGACAGCGTCGACTCGGCGGCCTACGAAATTGCGCGCAACATTGGCGGTGATCTGTTCGTCTCGATCTTCCTGATCGGCCTGATCGTCGGTCAGTTCGCCTCGGGCCTGTCGGCACAAGCCAGCGGTTCGCGGCTGTTGTTCGCGATGGGCCGTGACGGTGTGCTGCCCAAGTCGTTCTTCGGCACCTTGCACGAGCGCTTCGGTACGCCGGTCAACAGCATCCTGCTGTGTGCGGTGGTGGCTTTGCTGGCGTTGAAACTCGACGTGACCACCTCCACCTCGTTCATCAACTTCGGCGCGTTCCTGGCGTTCAGCCTGGTCAACCTGTCGGTGATTTTTCACTACTGGATCGGTGGTGAGAAAAAAGGCCTGCGCGAACTGATCCTGTTCCTGATCTTCCCGTTCATTGGTCTGGCGGCGGATTTGTGGCTGATGGTCAGCCTCGATCACCTGGCGGTGTATCTGGGCCTGAGCTGGCTGGCGATTGGCGTGGTGTATCTGGCGGTGCTGACCGGCGGGTTCCGTCGCCAGCCGCCGGAAATGGATTTTCAGGAAACGGCTTGA
- a CDS encoding carbon-nitrogen hydrolase family protein — translation MKVELAQLAGRDKDTAYNLERALTAIAACPADTQLIVFPETHLMGFPTADTVAQIAEPVDGPTVSAVQAAARERNLAVVIGMAENDNGRFYNTTLLITPEGIALKYRKTHLWASDRGVFEAGDRYATCLWNGVRVGLLICYDIEFPESARALAQLGAELLIVTNGNMDPYGPTHRTAIMARAQENQAFALMVNRVEAGDDGLMFAGGSALVDPLGTVLFEAGREEGRFSVELDFGQLELARKDYRYLDDQRLRLPGEVVEHASGVRELLIP, via the coding sequence ATGAAAGTCGAACTCGCCCAACTGGCGGGCCGTGACAAAGACACGGCGTACAACCTCGAACGCGCCCTGACGGCAATTGCCGCGTGCCCGGCCGACACGCAATTGATCGTATTCCCCGAGACCCACCTGATGGGCTTCCCGACCGCTGACACCGTGGCGCAGATCGCCGAGCCGGTAGACGGCCCGACCGTCAGCGCGGTCCAGGCCGCCGCCCGTGAACGCAACCTCGCCGTGGTGATCGGCATGGCCGAGAACGACAACGGCCGCTTCTACAACACCACGCTGCTGATTACCCCCGAAGGCATCGCCCTGAAATACCGCAAGACTCATCTGTGGGCGTCGGATCGCGGTGTGTTCGAGGCTGGCGATCGATACGCGACTTGCCTGTGGAACGGCGTGCGGGTCGGTCTGCTGATCTGCTACGACATCGAGTTTCCGGAATCCGCCCGTGCCCTGGCGCAACTGGGCGCCGAATTGCTGATCGTGACCAACGGCAACATGGACCCGTACGGCCCGACCCACCGCACCGCGATCATGGCCCGGGCCCAGGAAAACCAGGCGTTTGCGCTGATGGTCAACCGTGTGGAAGCCGGGGATGACGGGTTGATGTTTGCCGGCGGCAGTGCGCTGGTGGATCCGCTGGGCACGGTGCTGTTCGAGGCCGGGCGTGAGGAGGGGCGGTTCAGTGTCGAGCTGGATTTCGGTCAGCTGGAGTTGGCGCGCAAGGACTATCGGTATCTGGATGATCAGCGGTTGAGGTTGCCGGGGGAGGTGGTTGAACACGCTTCTGGAGTACGAGAGCTGCTGATCCCTTGA
- a CDS encoding helix-turn-helix transcriptional regulator → MTLSFDDITWHRAVGQLIDALDKPNFWAQLVRLLDQYVPFDSWVALLFSADRHPQVFAECPGADGSPDQLFQDYLRGLYLLDPFYIACREQSRTGLYRLSEVAPEHFELTEYYQRYFRLNVVADEIQFNCQLEGDRTLCLSLGSQQRFSGEQIALLSLIQPWVLGLLRQRLPYEINEIVALAPSPAQPDWRVQLEASVQQLKGAQLTARELDVGRLMLSGCSSKEIARKLEISVETVKVHKKHIYSKLGIKSQSELFSIFLQAQNA, encoded by the coding sequence ATGACTCTTTCGTTTGACGACATCACCTGGCACCGCGCCGTCGGGCAGTTGATCGACGCCCTCGACAAGCCGAATTTCTGGGCGCAACTGGTGCGTTTGCTCGACCAGTACGTGCCGTTCGATAGCTGGGTGGCGCTGCTGTTCAGCGCCGACCGCCACCCGCAGGTATTCGCTGAATGCCCCGGCGCGGATGGCAGTCCCGACCAGCTGTTTCAGGATTATCTGCGCGGGTTGTACCTGCTCGACCCGTTCTACATCGCCTGCCGCGAGCAGTCGCGCACCGGTCTGTATCGCCTGTCGGAGGTCGCGCCGGAGCATTTCGAACTGACCGAGTATTACCAGCGATACTTTCGTCTGAATGTGGTCGCCGACGAAATCCAGTTCAATTGCCAGCTCGAGGGCGACCGCACGCTGTGCCTGTCGCTGGGCAGCCAGCAACGCTTCAGCGGCGAGCAGATTGCCCTGCTGTCGCTGATCCAGCCGTGGGTGCTCGGCCTGTTGCGCCAGCGCCTGCCCTACGAAATCAATGAAATCGTCGCCCTCGCCCCGTCGCCGGCGCAACCGGACTGGCGGGTGCAGCTCGAAGCGTCGGTGCAACAACTCAAGGGCGCACAATTGACCGCCCGGGAACTGGACGTCGGGCGCCTGATGCTCAGCGGTTGCTCCAGTAAAGAAATCGCCCGTAAGCTGGAAATCTCTGTTGAAACCGTGAAAGTCCATAAGAAACACATCTACAGCAAGCTGGGAATCAAGTCCCAGTCGGAGCTGTTTTCGATCTTCCTGCAGGCGCAGAACGCCTGA
- a CDS encoding FMN-binding glutamate synthase family protein: MSLSLLSRYAFFAVCVIFTLASLPFLEHDWLWPITAITGVLSLIGLFDLMQSPHAVRRNYPILGNIRYLVEGIRPEIRQYLLESDSDALPFSRAQRSLVYSRAKNETADKPFGTLIDVYQSGFEFIGHSMRPAPLSDPSSFRVTVGGPQCTQPYSASVFNISAMSFGSLSANAIRALNQGAKLGNFAHDTGEGSISPYHREHGGDLTWELGSGYFGCRTSDGRFDPERFAAQAQTPQVRMIEIKMSQGAKPGHGGILPKHKVTQEIADTRGILMGEDCISPSRHSAFSTPIEMMHFIQQLRELSGGKPVGFKFCLGHPWEFMGIAKAMLETGILPDFIVVDGKEGGTGAAPVEFTDHIGVPMREGLLFVHNTLVGLNLRDKIKLGASGKIVSAFDIASVLAIGADWANSARGFMFAIGCIQSQSCHTNKCPTGVATQDTLRQRALVVPDKAQRVYNFHRNTLKALAEMLAAAGLDHPSQLSAKHLVRRMSATEIKLFSQLHVFLKPGELLTGEVNGEFYSRMWQMARADSFEPGDSISA; the protein is encoded by the coding sequence ATGAGCCTGTCACTCCTGAGCCGCTACGCCTTCTTTGCCGTCTGCGTGATTTTCACCCTCGCCAGCCTGCCCTTTCTCGAACACGACTGGCTGTGGCCGATCACCGCCATTACCGGCGTATTGAGCCTGATCGGTCTGTTCGACCTGATGCAGAGCCCGCACGCGGTGCGCCGCAATTATCCGATCCTGGGCAACATCCGCTATCTGGTCGAAGGCATCCGCCCGGAGATCCGCCAGTACCTGCTGGAGTCCGACAGCGACGCCCTGCCCTTCTCCCGCGCCCAGCGTTCGCTGGTGTACTCGCGAGCGAAGAACGAAACCGCCGACAAACCTTTCGGCACCCTGATCGACGTCTATCAATCCGGTTTCGAATTCATCGGCCACTCGATGCGCCCGGCGCCGTTGAGCGACCCAAGCAGTTTTCGCGTCACCGTCGGCGGGCCGCAGTGCACCCAGCCGTACTCGGCGTCGGTGTTCAACATCTCGGCCATGAGCTTTGGCTCACTCAGCGCCAACGCGATCCGCGCGCTGAACCAGGGCGCGAAACTCGGCAACTTCGCCCACGACACCGGCGAAGGCAGCATCAGCCCCTATCACCGCGAACACGGCGGCGACCTGACCTGGGAACTGGGCAGCGGTTACTTCGGCTGCCGCACCAGCGACGGCCGCTTCGACCCGGAACGCTTCGCCGCCCAGGCGCAGACCCCGCAAGTGCGAATGATCGAAATCAAGATGAGCCAGGGCGCCAAACCCGGCCACGGCGGGATTCTGCCCAAGCACAAGGTCACCCAGGAAATCGCCGACACACGCGGCATCCTGATGGGCGAAGACTGCATCTCGCCGTCGCGCCACAGCGCGTTCTCCACGCCGATCGAGATGATGCATTTCATCCAGCAACTGCGTGAACTGTCCGGCGGCAAACCGGTGGGCTTCAAGTTCTGCCTCGGCCATCCGTGGGAGTTCATGGGCATCGCCAAGGCCATGCTGGAAACCGGCATCCTGCCGGACTTCATCGTGGTCGACGGCAAGGAAGGCGGCACCGGCGCCGCACCGGTGGAGTTCACCGACCACATCGGCGTACCGATGCGCGAAGGCCTGCTGTTCGTGCACAACACGCTGGTCGGTCTGAACCTGCGGGACAAGATCAAGCTCGGCGCCAGCGGCAAGATCGTCAGTGCCTTCGACATCGCCAGCGTCCTGGCCATCGGCGCCGACTGGGCCAACTCGGCGCGCGGTTTCATGTTTGCTATCGGCTGCATCCAGTCGCAAAGCTGCCACACCAACAAATGCCCGACCGGTGTCGCCACCCAGGACACCCTGCGCCAGCGCGCACTGGTGGTGCCGGACAAGGCCCAGCGGGTCTACAACTTCCATCGAAATACGCTCAAGGCCCTGGCGGAAATGCTCGCCGCCGCCGGCCTCGATCACCCGTCGCAACTGTCGGCCAAGCATCTGGTGCGGCGCATGTCGGCGACTGAAATCAAACTGTTCTCGCAGCTGCATGTGTTCCTGAAACCGGGGGAATTGCTCACCGGGGAAGTGAACGGCGAGTTTTATTCGCGGATGTGGCAGATGGCTAGGGCGGACAGTTTTGAGCCGGGGGACTCAATTTCTGCTTAG
- a CDS encoding glycosyltransferase family 39 protein, producing the protein MKSLASVAASAGFTSLRIDRLALLAAVSLALIVRFYAIDVPSIWYDEAYSLLLARETPTRIWTLTGLDVHPPLYYVLLHYWVMVWGDSSLSARAMSALADVGTLLLCIKLMSLITTRRATWIAALLLSLLPISVRYSQEVRMYTLLGFWLIGATVALVCWTKTPEVKRFSLIYVVLMTAAFYTHYFAGLCILVHWLFWWKSRNSVNRTIIPFARWAVANAMIVLLFLPWAPALVDQLGNLSGLGWIEPVSFQGALGLVWQFTVLDGAGGLSSWWQLLPLALTVACVVKITASDYIEKNFRWLLVSYFFFPGIALYLLALAVPLFIPRYLVFAAIGLPMIVGAAIDEWAHDQRLLSLLLLMLFVAAQLYGVGAVYRQSDQMNGTDLRRDFRIEALATSISRDVRPDDQIVIDYVLWFLPFTYYSTRDTQPKYYVGSPMSEFLKMAGRGGFRLISESSKDVYFDRVESLKCTCPRVWWISVKPLSDLKKLLGNDWTQTLTIQGGKIAAHLFEFNARPASEEVEASMRAKQKLSPPAQNCPP; encoded by the coding sequence ATGAAAAGCCTTGCGAGTGTTGCCGCCTCCGCCGGGTTCACTTCCTTGAGAATCGACAGACTGGCCCTTCTGGCGGCTGTATCCCTTGCCCTGATCGTGCGGTTCTACGCCATTGATGTGCCGAGTATCTGGTATGACGAGGCCTACAGTCTGTTGCTCGCTCGAGAGACTCCGACGCGCATCTGGACGCTGACAGGGCTGGATGTGCATCCCCCGCTTTATTACGTTTTGCTGCATTACTGGGTCATGGTGTGGGGCGACAGCTCATTGTCGGCCCGCGCAATGAGTGCGCTGGCGGATGTCGGAACGTTGCTGCTGTGTATCAAATTGATGAGCCTGATTACCACACGAAGGGCGACGTGGATTGCTGCGTTGCTGTTGTCGTTGCTGCCGATTTCGGTTCGCTACAGCCAGGAAGTACGGATGTATACCTTGCTAGGGTTCTGGCTGATTGGGGCAACTGTGGCTTTGGTTTGCTGGACAAAGACGCCAGAGGTAAAACGGTTTTCGCTTATTTATGTGGTGTTGATGACAGCCGCGTTTTATACCCACTATTTCGCAGGATTGTGCATATTGGTGCATTGGCTGTTTTGGTGGAAAAGCCGGAATTCCGTGAACCGGACAATCATCCCGTTCGCGAGGTGGGCAGTGGCCAACGCGATGATTGTGCTGCTCTTCTTGCCTTGGGCTCCGGCACTCGTTGATCAACTTGGCAACCTGAGCGGTCTGGGTTGGATTGAACCGGTATCGTTTCAAGGTGCACTGGGTCTGGTTTGGCAATTTACGGTTCTGGATGGTGCAGGAGGGCTGTCTTCGTGGTGGCAATTGTTGCCCCTTGCATTGACGGTTGCCTGTGTCGTAAAGATCACAGCAAGTGATTACATAGAAAAAAACTTCCGATGGTTACTAGTGAGCTATTTCTTTTTTCCTGGAATAGCCCTCTATCTGCTGGCATTGGCCGTCCCATTGTTCATTCCACGATATTTGGTATTCGCGGCAATTGGATTACCGATGATCGTAGGGGCTGCGATTGATGAATGGGCACACGATCAACGCTTATTGTCGTTGTTGTTGCTGATGCTTTTTGTGGCTGCGCAGTTGTACGGAGTGGGAGCTGTTTACCGGCAGTCAGATCAGATGAACGGAACTGATTTACGTCGTGATTTCAGGATCGAGGCGCTGGCGACCTCTATCAGTCGGGACGTTCGGCCAGACGACCAGATAGTGATTGATTATGTGCTTTGGTTCCTGCCATTCACGTACTACAGCACTAGAGATACTCAGCCGAAGTATTACGTAGGCTCGCCAATGAGCGAGTTCCTGAAAATGGCTGGGCGGGGCGGTTTTCGACTGATTTCAGAGAGCTCGAAAGATGTTTATTTTGATCGTGTGGAGTCACTCAAGTGCACCTGCCCAAGGGTCTGGTGGATATCGGTCAAGCCCTTGTCTGACTTGAAGAAGTTACTGGGAAATGACTGGACGCAAACACTCACGATCCAGGGCGGCAAAATTGCCGCCCATCTCTTTGAATTTAATGCGAGGCCTGCATCGGAAGAGGTTGAAGCCTCAATGCGGGCTAAGCAGAAATTGAGTCCCCCGGCTCAAAACTGTCCGCCCTAG
- a CDS encoding GtrA family protein, whose amino-acid sequence MRIFWKGFPAQTAIGLAATLVHWQVFFVLTSAVQLDQAASNFAAFCIAASFAFYMNALYTFETGTSVLAYLMFIGVMGALSYGTGLIADARSLPGLVTVSVFSLLDLLLGYCFFRFVLFRGRQA is encoded by the coding sequence ATGAGGATCTTCTGGAAAGGATTTCCCGCACAAACGGCTATCGGTCTTGCCGCAACGCTGGTCCACTGGCAGGTTTTTTTCGTACTGACCAGCGCGGTTCAGCTCGACCAGGCGGCCAGTAACTTTGCTGCGTTCTGCATCGCCGCCTCCTTCGCGTTTTACATGAACGCGCTCTACACGTTCGAAACCGGAACGTCGGTGCTGGCGTACCTGATGTTTATCGGCGTGATGGGGGCGTTGAGCTACGGCACAGGACTGATCGCCGATGCACGGAGTCTGCCGGGCCTGGTGACGGTGTCGGTGTTTTCGCTGTTGGACCTGTTGCTGGGGTACTGTTTTTTCCGGTTTGTGCTGTTTCGCGGGCGTCAGGCATGA
- a CDS encoding glucosyltransferase domain-containing protein has protein sequence MRIRDFLVRELGRRQVVLFFLLATLLYILPLILADFPYIDDNWRTLAAGNAWAGQGRLFMDWLYQALTFSGAAPNIFPLPLLLAMVAMSFALKRLTFHYFPEPTLACCLVPLPLWYNPFLLQNLSYQYDGAGMALSLVAVIYAITFCGASRIQRWLVPSVLLALAIGLYQISLNVFLGLCCLDLLRNVHRRVPWDELWHRSGWRLAQGLLAVLIYSVTAYPFTDHGRTQLLKASADPLLQIGINIGRVMEKVALLFHGGYTVVFISLVLCAVFGGVQLGRRIRERNMSRANGLLLSFGCLLALPLIVLLVPGMTLLFRDFNEGARTLMGFGVLLMLLFYLAWLGLMPLDQRLPLVLAIPLLATLSLSFAYGRVLTMEKTFASSTLYSLSHDISSRRELREAKRIYISVTYSDRWMAGAVGTFKQLPVLPYLLNIDYFMLAENLPSAGITNVVAERERRNATRVGLMGYRPLVDSLYYRLYLIGDYGFIVMKEPPHGRLLQW, from the coding sequence ATGAGGATCCGCGATTTTCTCGTACGAGAACTCGGCCGCCGTCAGGTCGTGCTGTTCTTCCTGCTCGCCACGCTGCTGTACATCCTGCCGCTGATCCTCGCCGACTTCCCCTACATCGACGACAACTGGCGCACTCTCGCTGCCGGCAACGCCTGGGCGGGGCAGGGGCGGTTGTTCATGGACTGGCTGTATCAGGCGCTGACCTTCAGCGGCGCTGCGCCGAATATTTTTCCTCTGCCGCTGTTACTCGCCATGGTGGCCATGTCTTTTGCCCTGAAGCGGCTGACCTTCCACTATTTCCCCGAACCGACTCTGGCTTGCTGCCTGGTGCCGTTGCCACTCTGGTACAACCCGTTCCTGTTGCAGAACCTGTCCTATCAATACGACGGGGCCGGGATGGCCCTGAGTCTGGTGGCGGTGATTTACGCGATCACTTTTTGCGGCGCTTCACGCATTCAGCGATGGCTGGTGCCGTCGGTATTGCTGGCGCTGGCGATCGGGCTCTATCAGATCAGCCTCAATGTGTTTCTCGGGTTGTGCTGCCTGGATTTGCTGCGCAATGTTCATCGGCGAGTGCCGTGGGATGAACTCTGGCACCGGTCGGGCTGGCGGCTGGCGCAAGGGCTGCTGGCGGTATTGATCTACAGCGTCACGGCCTATCCGTTCACTGACCACGGGCGTACGCAATTGCTGAAGGCGAGCGCTGATCCGTTACTGCAGATCGGCATCAATATCGGTCGGGTGATGGAGAAAGTTGCGCTGCTGTTTCACGGCGGCTACACAGTGGTTTTTATTTCGCTGGTGCTGTGTGCCGTGTTCGGCGGTGTGCAATTGGGACGGCGGATTCGCGAGCGCAACATGTCCCGCGCCAATGGCTTGCTCCTGAGCTTCGGCTGCCTGCTGGCATTGCCGCTGATTGTGCTGCTGGTGCCGGGCATGACGCTGTTGTTTCGCGATTTCAACGAAGGCGCGCGCACCCTGATGGGGTTCGGCGTGCTGCTGATGTTGCTGTTCTATCTGGCCTGGCTGGGGTTGATGCCGCTGGATCAACGGTTGCCACTGGTGTTGGCGATTCCGCTGCTGGCCACGCTGTCGCTGTCCTTCGCTTATGGCCGGGTGCTGACGATGGAGAAAACCTTTGCCAGCAGTACGCTCTACAGTCTGAGCCACGACATTTCATCCCGTCGCGAACTGCGCGAAGCCAAACGGATTTATATCTCGGTGACGTACTCCGACCGCTGGATGGCGGGGGCGGTGGGTACGTTCAAGCAGTTGCCGGTGCTGCCATACCTGCTGAACATCGACTACTTCATGCTCGCGGAAAACCTGCCCTCGGCCGGCATTACCAATGTGGTCGCCGAACGCGAGCGACGCAACGCAACCCGTGTCGGTTTGATGGGTTATCGACCCTTGGTGGACAGCCTCTATTACCGCCTCTACCTGATCGGTGATTACGGCTTCATCGTCATGAAGGAGCCACCCCACGGCCGGTTATTGCAATGGTAA